The DNA region AAAAAGTGTGAAGCAAGTTGAAGAAGGGGATGACCCTGAATTTCCAGACCATTACATCGAACTCTTGTATACTTCACACATGataatgttttttattttgaGAATATCCACACATGCTAACACAGAATTTGTCTCCACCATTTTGGAATAAATttcacttttctcacccttttcaaCTCCATTtcggatatatatatattgatttatatgaatatttaaaagcaattttttttttttaaaaaaaagctcgAATTAAAGATTAGATTAGCTATTTCTTTAATTGCATATGCTTATCAACTAAAGAGTGCTCTCATCCCTTGAGAAGGTAGGTATACAAGATTGAATGAAATCAACTATAATTTTACACTAAAACCAAACTACTTTTAATTATCATCTTCTGTCTCAGGGCATCAAATTAGAAACTAGTTTCTGGATACAAGATGATGATGTTGATATTCTGCAATTTGTATTCAGTTCTAAGCCACTCATTTGCCACTAAAATGCTTTACATCCACTTTCCAATCACCAAGTCCAAGGcttatatttgataattattatgttaGTCAGATTTTTTAATATTCgtatttaatttaattcgaatttaAATATTAGATATGATGTTCAAATTGTATGAAAAagttttttgaaaataataagtataCTTATGTGAAACATATATCATATCTGACAATTATTCTCGAATTTGAATAATACACAAAAGATGATGCAGTTCTATCATTCCGATTTCAAGGTACTACATTTGTTTATAAGGGGTGTTTGGTCTAATTTCCCACCCCCACAGCCTTATTAGTTGCAGAAATGGATAagattgtatttatttatttattattaatacacTTGTCCGACTTCGTATCCAATGAAGCTACGTTATAGCATATAACATTGCAAGCTTTATTAACTTAAGGAGCTGTCATTTTAGTGATGTCACTGATAGAGAGATCACAAATATAAAGATAAAAGGAAGAAATAGAAATGGGTGTTTCTCTGTTACACCGTATCACATAATTCCTCAAATAAGTTATTATTAAAATCAATCATTATAAGCAGTGAATCGAATAATTAATTTGACAAATTAATTTAAGTGAATCGAATAATTAATTtgacaaattaatttaaattaattaactcgcacaagattgaaatttcaaaattcgtaAGAACTCAATCTTGTCATTAAATCAAGAACTCCGTAAGTAATAGACTATTtgtgatttatttagtgaattgAAATAGCATCACTTTTATATAGAGTACCATACCATTGCTTCAGCCTCAATAAGGTAAATACTGGATCTTACAGTACAAAAGTAATGATGAATTCAATCTTTAAGagcaatgtatatgtatataaacaagTAGATTTACAGGTAATGCATTAATGGGTACACattgattaatatgtatatattctgCAATTTGTGTTCAGTTCTAAGCCAATGAATATAGACATTTGAACAGTGACATATTAATCCATGTTCCAGAGGGAGCCTGAATATCCCCATACGTCATTCTCCTCATAAAACAATGCAGGATAAAAGTTGCATGAATGTGTAGTAGTAGTAGTAGAGTCTAGCTGAGATTTAATTTCACTTTGATCACTTTGAAACTCTGGTATCCAATCTGATAACCTGGTTTCGTACGGAGAAGTTCCAAAATCTGACACTGGAGCAGCAGCATAACAACTGTTTTGAGTATCTGAAATATCCACAAAAGGATTGTAGCTTTCACCATTGTAAGTTTTGGAATTGGGACTGTTATCATCTTCTTGTATGAATAGAAAATTTCCTGTTGAAAGCCAAGCTGTTAGAACTCGGAAGTAATTGCAGAGGTAAATACGAGAGATAAATACATATCAATCAGCTAAAAGGGGAATCGAAGTGCACCTTGGTCTTGAATTACTGCTTTCTTTCTTAAATGAGTTCTCCAGTAGTTCTTTATCTCATTATCGGTTCGTCCCGGCAACATTCGCGCAATCATCGACCATCTGCGGAAAAGTATGTTTAAAGGAGGAAAAGGAATAGCACAACTGATAAAAAAGaaagttgaagaagatgaaagaatCTCACTTGTTTCCCCATTTCTGATGAAGTTTTAGGATGATCATCTCCTCTTCAGCACTGATACTGCCATGCTTTAGATTAGGACGCAGATAGTTCACCCACCTTAACCTGCAACTCTTGCCACTTCTCTTTAGGCCTGAAATCAAACAACTTtattaagaaaaagaaagcttTTCGTACAAGAAAAAGAAGGAATCATCACGAGTACCGGAAGTTTGAGCAACATAATCCCATCTCTGGCTTCCCAAAAGCTTCACAAAGCTTATTAATCGCTCATCTTCTTCCTCGTGCCAAGGCCCTTTACGCAAATTTTCTCCTTGCATGGCTGCTGTAGTTGTTTCGTTAGCCATTGTTACAGATGACAGATGAGTAGGGGGCGTTTCAAGTGTTCTTATATGAGGAACTACTGATGTGGCAAAAAGTATGGctaaaaaatggaaaagaaagggtGACCAGAAAATCTTTCATGGCACCATAGCTGGAGAACACTACCTTTTGTGGGAACTCCACAATTGGCTTACATGATTTCATCCTAATAAGCTTTTCAATTAGGTCTTTCCAATAGGatttttttccctaattttttttctttaaatgaaTGAAGATCATCATCATTTCTGTCGGTATATGCAGATGTCATTCTATGCTTCAACAATAACTGGTAATCTGAAGGTCAGAAGtgcaatattttattatatcagaAACGTAAGATGATCAATAAAGAGAAAGATTAAAGGATACGGATGGTATTAGGTTATAGGTAATatctaaatacaataaaaaaaactttaaatcctAAACCCGAGATTTAAGTAAGTTGATTCATATAGTCACCTTTAAATGATGGTATTTAACAGTCGAATCATCATAAATAAGATATGTCGCCCTCCAAATCCAAGAAAATGCGATTCTTCTAAAAGGCTAAGACCCCATCTTAGCCGCCTAATCTTAGTGATAAGGCCTTTATTGGAGATGACTAATGAAGCAGTTCCATGAATGAAGCAAAGAATATTGGGATGGATGTTTGCTTGAACAAgatatactttaaaaaaaaaatgcacACATCTTATGATAGATTGAATAGTAGCGACGGCATAGGCTTGGCACCTATGCTTCTCAGCTAACCCCATTTAGGACGGTGGCCAACCTGCAGTGCCACTATCCGAATCATAAATCTTGCAATAAAAATTACTTTAAGGGCTTATCATTTTACTAAGGATAAAACTGCAAACACAGCATAGATTACACGTCAATGGAATCAAGCTAAAAATGAGACCATATTTATTCAAATTGATGAACCAAACTCATAGACAAATGTTACAGTATCTAAGGATGAAAAAGTTCTTTATATATATAAGCCTCTTTTTGTTAGTATCTCTCCTGACCTAACTGTTTCACCTCTATTTAGTGAGAAAAGTGGGGGTAAAATACAAAGAATAGTATAAGCATCCTATTTACAATCACTCAGCTGGTCCTTATGATGCAACTCTTCATTGCAACAACAATCCACTATACTCTGCAACCCATATTTGCTTCTGTCTCTTCTTCCAGTAGTTTGAAAAGCCTAACCGTTAGCGATCTATGAATGACTTGTTCATGAGGTTGACAGCATCATCCATGAACTACATTACGAATCAAAAGTTGTTATGATTCACAGATTTTACATCGGCAAGCACTTATGTAACAGTAACAAGAGCTGGGGCTCAAATAAATTACTTCACCAAACAATAAGTATGGAAACCAGACCATATTTCGAAAGGCTCTTTTTGCTTATTTCCAGTAGGGAGAGAACTCACAATAAAAAgagtaaaagaaaaggaaaaacgaCCTAAGCCATGCATATAACAAAACCATGTCCATTTCTTCCAACAAAATATGGGCCCCTGACCCACCCTATTAAAACATGTAAGGCCTCTAGGCCACATACAACGTTTTCTAAACACAGCAATAGGTATTTGCTTCATCACAAACTACTTTATCTCAACACCCGAAAGCTTTTCTCAATGATGTTGATTAGCTTCAAATGAATATGACAAATTTACACTAAAACTAagtcattaaaattaaaatttccttATTCAGAATGCAAGCGAGGGTGTTCTTGTGAGAGGGACAGCATGTAAAACTACGGATTTTACCTTTCCAAGTAACTTTAGTTCTTTACCAACTGGTTCCAAAAATTTCATGTTAACTTCAATTGGCCACACCTAGcaataaagaaaagaagaatgagTACACCAGTCAATATGGCTCCAAAAATATGTGTATACCAAGCAAGGCTTACACCcaaaagataagaaaatgaaGACGAAAACTTTTATGAAAATGGATAATACTCTAGAGTACTACATCAAAGAAGATTGAATTTGTAAGTTGTTATACCCTTCCCAAAGCATGTACAACACATGaaagttaaatataaaaaatctaatcaaatGGTTGCATGGGAAAAATAGATATTTCTGAGAACAAAGGAGGGGTAGTCACTTTATAGCCCAAAGTTAATTAGGATGAGGATAAACGATCGTGCAACAAAGGTTGGCAAACACAGCATAAgaacatgtgaaaaataaaaaaaaataaaaaaaataaagaatacacaaattttacgtggaaaccctttcaggaaaaaaaccacgggcagaggagaagaaaattcactatatcaaaatatgaattaatacaagaggaatagactatgtctatttataggcttataaagccatattctagtaggattgaaacaccttatcctaatcaatataaaatagatgaagtttaataaggtttaaaaaaccttattctaaaataaaataaaagaagtctagttctatatggattttacttttattttattttctatcttattttatttaaataagaattcgggtcacttaattctaacaatctccaccttgacacaaattcttaatgaacaagttcttcatcgcgaacttttaatgaacaagttctcaacctcttccataaaaccccttaagggtttaacttcaacaatgaataccaaccaagtctaagcaatgctcaaacttggttataggaagtgacttagtcatcatatctgcaggattttcctgattactaattttgctcacaacaatatcaccacgagcaataatatcacgaacaaaatgataccaaacatcaatatgttttgttctctcatgaaacatttgatcttttgtaaggaagatggcactctgactgtcaaaaaatactgtactgatttgaaggtcttcattgagttcactaaatagtcccttcaaccaaatagcttctttacaggCCTCAGTAATcgtcatgtactcagcttcagtggtagacaaagcgactgtagtttgcaaagtggctttccaactaattgcacaacctccgattgtaaaggcgtaacttgtgagagatcttcttctatcaaggtctccagcaaaatcagcatcaacataccttaTGACttcatctttagttcttccaaactgtaagcaaacatcagtagtgcctcgtaagtatcttaaaatccactgaaacTGCTTTCCAATATTTTTTACCgggatttgccatgtatctgctaactgcactgactgcatatgataaatttggGCGTGAACAaatcatagcatacatgagagatcccactgcactagagtatgaaacatgtgacatgtactcaatctcatcatctgattgtggagacaaagccgatgaaagtctgaaatgggctgctaaaggagtactaacaggcttagcactctgcatattgaacctgcaaagaactttctcaatgtaccccttctgacttaggtataatttacttgcttttctatctctgagaatctccataccaagtatcttctttgctgatcctaaatctttcatctcaaattcttcacttagttgggttttgacctttcttgtctctcatttatcttttgctgctatcaacatgttatcaacataaagaagtagatacacaaaagcaacatcactgtttttcttaaagtaaacacaactgtctaaactacttcttttgaaatcatgagaagtcataaaggaatcaaacctcttgtaccactgtcttggtgaccgtttcaaaccgtaaagggactttctcagcaagcaaacatagtcctctttttctgagactataaaaccctctggttgttgtatTTAAATAtactcctcaagttctccatgcagaaatgcagtttttacatctaactgctcaagctccaaatcatgcatggccacaataccaagcaaagctcgaattgagctatgcttaacaactggagagaacacatctgtgaagtccacttttggaatttgactgtaaccctttgcaacaagccttgctttatatctgggttcttcaactcctggagtcccttctttcttcttaaacacccatttacaacgaacaacctttttacctttaggaagtttcacaaagtcctatgttctgtttttgtggagtgattccatctcttcttgcatagcaaacatccacttttctgagtcttcacagctaaccgcctcagaataattagatggctcttgatttgcatctatatcttcatccacatttaaagcataagcaactagatcagcctcggcatacttctttggaggtttaatttctcttctagttctgtttttagCAATAGAGTATtctggtgaagaagcaactctattatcaatttttgttctgacttgaggagttgactctgtattaatctgatgctccacatgcttttgattttctttattggaagagtctttaagagataagttaggtagcatagcagtttcatcaaaaacaacatctctgctaatcacaacttttctattttcaggacaccataacttatacccttttacaccagctttataaccaagaaaaatgcatttaatggatctcggttccaattttccattataaatatgagtatatgcaggacatccaaaaatctttaaatcagaataattagcaagattaccagaccatacctcttgtggaatctttttctcaatggcaacggatggagatcggttgataaaaaaacatgcagtagaggctgcttctgcccaaaatgacttcggtaagttggcatttgacaacatacattaaACCTTCTCCata from Gossypium hirsutum isolate 1008001.06 chromosome A04, Gossypium_hirsutum_v2.1, whole genome shotgun sequence includes:
- the LOC107949324 gene encoding transcription factor MYB27 is translated as MANETTTAAMQGENLRKGPWHEEEDERLISFVKLLGSQRWDYVAQTSGLKRSGKSCRLRWVNYLRPNLKHGSISAEEEMIILKLHQKWGNKWSMIARMLPGRTDNEIKNYWRTHLRKKAVIQDQGNFLFIQEDDNSPNSKTYNGESYNPFVDISDTQNSCYAAAPVSDFGTSPYETRLSDWIPEFQSDQSEIKSQLDSTTTTTHSCNFYPALFYEENDVWGYSGSLWNMD